A region of Nocardioides sp. JS614 DNA encodes the following proteins:
- a CDS encoding MCE family protein produces the protein MSSILKRAVVPAVLVILLVAAALTMFRGEDHKTLTAHFPRAISIYEGSDVRVLGVPVGKVDTVTPSGTDVVVTMTYDADLKLPADAKAVIIAPSIVGDRFVQLTPVYTGGDVLADGATLAGDRTAVPLELDQIYSSLDDLTVALGPTGANRNGAFSDLLETTAENFGGQGAKFHQTIQDFGKLSQTLDDNKEELFGSAQELEGFIGTLARNDKTVRKFNDSLSQVSTMLSGERQELSASLQHLATALGQVSDFVKENREVLGSNISGLNRVSKVLVKRRSELDGILDSGPLALNNLALTYNPQAGTLDTNANLGEVFNQVESDPSTFLCGFLSQADTSGALCDLVQQALPRPGTGAPGAPRSSVDLFDPTLAGLVGVAR, from the coding sequence ATGTCGAGCATCCTGAAGCGCGCCGTCGTCCCGGCGGTCCTGGTGATCCTGCTGGTGGCTGCCGCGCTCACCATGTTCCGCGGAGAGGACCACAAGACCCTGACGGCGCACTTCCCGCGCGCGATCTCGATCTACGAGGGCAGCGACGTCCGCGTCCTCGGCGTGCCCGTCGGCAAGGTCGACACGGTCACGCCGTCCGGCACCGACGTCGTCGTCACCATGACGTACGACGCGGACCTCAAGCTGCCGGCCGACGCGAAGGCCGTGATCATCGCGCCGTCGATCGTGGGCGACCGGTTCGTGCAGCTGACCCCGGTCTACACCGGTGGCGACGTGCTCGCCGACGGTGCGACGCTGGCGGGGGACCGGACCGCGGTGCCACTCGAGCTGGACCAGATCTACAGCAGCCTCGACGACCTGACCGTGGCGCTCGGCCCGACCGGAGCGAACCGCAACGGGGCGTTCTCCGACCTCCTCGAGACCACCGCCGAGAACTTCGGCGGCCAGGGCGCGAAGTTCCACCAGACGATCCAGGACTTCGGCAAGCTCAGCCAGACGCTCGACGACAACAAGGAGGAGCTGTTCGGCTCCGCCCAGGAGCTCGAGGGCTTCATCGGCACCCTCGCGCGCAACGACAAGACGGTGCGCAAGTTCAACGACTCGCTCTCGCAGGTGTCGACGATGCTCTCCGGCGAGCGCCAGGAGCTCTCGGCGTCGCTGCAGCACCTCGCCACGGCGCTCGGCCAGGTCTCGGACTTCGTGAAGGAGAACCGCGAGGTGCTCGGCAGCAACATCTCCGGCCTCAACCGGGTCTCCAAGGTGCTGGTCAAGCGGCGCTCGGAGCTCGACGGCATCCTCGACTCCGGCCCGCTGGCGCTGAACAACCTGGCGCTGACCTACAACCCGCAGGCCGGCACCCTCGACACGAACGCGAACCTCGGCGAGGTGTTCAACCAGGTGGAGTCCGACCCCTCGACGTTCCTCTGCGGCTTCCTGAGCCAGGCCGACACGTCCGGAGCGCTGTGCGACCTGGTCCAGCAGGCCCTGCCGCGGCCCGGGACCGGCGCCCCAGGAGCGCCGAGGTCGTCGGTCGACCTGTTCGACCCGACCCTGGCGGGCCTCGTGGGGGTGGCCCGATGA
- a CDS encoding MCE family protein yields MRLIAGHKVLGVVFLCLLLAGGYLTYAVFSKKFADYDEVTLQTSKIGMQLPVRADVKIRGVIVGEVLDFEPTPDGADVTLGIYPSQLDTIPANVTGSIVPKTLFGEKYVALEVPAEPASEHIAAGATISRTAVSIEVEEVLSDLYPLLRTVQPADINMTLNAISTALEGRGDQLGQNIETVDSYLKRMNPQLPQLIEDLRLTGQVSQTYADVLPQIGEILDNTVKTTGTLEDREVKLHALFDDVASFSDTARGFLDDNGENLIRFSKIGQEQLRVFAKYAPEYNCLTRGIVNAGKLQAEAFRGFVLHIVLETLPHQPRPYNVNDRPHFGEDRGPSCLHLPNPPWSQSNPVRHQPDFNDGVDEPTGKGTSRVAPNQYFRTRVGTAAESDFLRSLLGPALGVPAAEVPDLGLLLVGPMARGAEVSLR; encoded by the coding sequence GTGCGGCTGATCGCTGGGCACAAGGTGCTGGGTGTGGTGTTCCTCTGCCTGCTGCTGGCGGGCGGCTACCTGACCTACGCCGTCTTCAGCAAGAAGTTCGCCGACTACGACGAGGTGACGCTGCAGACGTCGAAGATCGGCATGCAGCTGCCCGTCCGCGCCGACGTGAAGATCCGCGGCGTCATCGTCGGCGAGGTCCTCGACTTCGAGCCGACCCCGGACGGCGCCGACGTGACCCTGGGCATCTATCCGAGCCAGCTGGACACCATCCCCGCGAACGTGACCGGCTCGATCGTCCCGAAGACGCTCTTCGGCGAGAAGTACGTCGCGCTCGAGGTGCCCGCTGAGCCGGCCTCCGAGCACATCGCCGCCGGCGCCACGATCAGCCGGACCGCGGTCTCGATCGAGGTCGAGGAGGTTCTCTCGGACCTCTACCCGCTGCTGCGCACGGTCCAGCCGGCCGACATCAACATGACCCTGAACGCGATCTCGACCGCCCTGGAGGGCCGCGGCGACCAGCTCGGCCAGAACATCGAGACGGTCGACAGCTACCTCAAGCGGATGAACCCCCAGCTCCCGCAGCTGATCGAGGACCTCCGGCTCACCGGCCAGGTCTCTCAGACCTATGCCGACGTGCTGCCGCAGATCGGCGAGATCCTCGACAACACGGTCAAGACAACCGGCACCCTGGAGGACCGGGAGGTCAAGCTGCACGCCCTGTTCGACGACGTGGCGTCCTTCTCCGACACCGCGCGGGGCTTCCTCGACGACAACGGCGAGAACCTGATCCGGTTCAGCAAGATCGGCCAGGAGCAGCTCCGGGTGTTCGCGAAGTACGCCCCCGAGTACAACTGCCTGACCCGCGGCATCGTGAACGCCGGCAAGCTCCAGGCCGAGGCCTTCCGCGGCTTCGTGCTGCACATCGTCCTGGAGACGCTGCCCCACCAGCCACGGCCCTACAACGTCAACGACCGGCCGCACTTCGGCGAGGACCGGGGCCCCTCCTGCCTGCACCTGCCGAACCCGCCCTGGTCGCAGTCGAACCCGGTTCGACACCAGCCCGACTTCAACGACGGCGTGGACGAGCCGACCGGGAAGGGCACCTCCCGCGTGGCCCCGAACCAGTACTTCCGGACCCGCGTCGGCACGGCGGCCGAGAGCGACTTCCTGCGCTCGCTGCTCGGTCCCGCGCTCGGCGTGCCGGCAGCTGAGGTCCCCGACCTGGGCCTGCTCCTCGTCGGCCCGATGGCACGCGGAGCGGAGGTGTCGCTGCGATGA
- a CDS encoding MCE family protein, translated as MTPFRERNPVIVGAVSLVVLALVMLAAFRAQDLPLIGGGDTYYAAFSEAGGLEPNDEVRIAGVRVGKVESVELEGDHVRVTFRVDTASEFGDDTHAAIKVKTLLGAMYLALQPAGAGQLDEGAEIPVERTSSPYDVVDAFAGLAKTSERIDTDRLAESLTTLADLSRNTPEEFRQALDGVSRLSSNIAARDQQINSLLTNLKRVTGVLNERDDDIIGLMKDSDVLFRALVARRDAVHNLLVSTTRLSKELTALIEQSRADLKPALTHLENVLAVLNKNEDNLDNSLRLMEPFYRVFASTLGNGPWFDTYIQNMPPVPQVGG; from the coding sequence ATGACTCCCTTCCGTGAGCGCAACCCCGTGATCGTCGGGGCGGTGAGCCTGGTCGTCCTCGCGCTGGTGATGCTGGCCGCCTTCCGGGCCCAGGACCTGCCGCTGATCGGTGGCGGCGACACCTACTACGCCGCGTTCTCCGAGGCCGGCGGGCTCGAGCCGAACGACGAGGTCCGGATCGCCGGAGTCCGGGTCGGCAAGGTCGAGAGCGTCGAGCTCGAGGGCGACCACGTGCGCGTCACGTTCCGGGTCGACACCGCGTCGGAGTTCGGCGACGACACGCACGCCGCGATCAAGGTCAAGACGCTGCTCGGCGCGATGTATCTCGCCCTGCAGCCCGCTGGCGCGGGACAGCTCGACGAGGGAGCCGAGATCCCGGTCGAGCGGACCAGCTCGCCGTACGACGTCGTCGACGCGTTCGCGGGGCTTGCGAAGACCTCCGAGCGGATCGACACCGATCGGCTCGCGGAGTCGCTGACCACGCTGGCCGACCTCAGCCGGAACACCCCCGAGGAGTTCCGCCAGGCGCTCGACGGGGTCTCCCGGCTCTCCTCGAACATCGCGGCGCGGGACCAGCAGATCAACAGTCTGCTCACGAACCTCAAGCGCGTGACCGGCGTCCTCAACGAGCGTGACGACGACATCATCGGCCTGATGAAGGACTCCGACGTCTTGTTCCGGGCGCTGGTGGCGCGGCGCGACGCGGTGCACAACCTGCTGGTCTCCACCACCCGCTTGTCGAAGGAGCTGACCGCGCTGATCGAGCAGAGCCGCGCCGACCTCAAGCCGGCGCTGACCCACCTCGAGAACGTCCTGGCCGTGCTCAACAAGAACGAGGACAACCTCGACAACAGCCTGCGCCTGATGGAGCCGTTCTACCGCGTCTTCGCCAGCACGCTCGGCAACGGGCCCTGGTTCGACACCTACATCCAGAACATGCCGCCGGTGCCGCAGGTGGGTGGCTGA
- a CDS encoding J domain-containing protein: protein MSTPTPSWYDLLGVAPDAPADEVRAAWRAQIADLDPTDRRFAVLNQAAEVLLDPDRRAAYDAELADHADLDSAPVAEPVAEPDDGRRTDPEPADVEATPSTPVDRVGAPRLALVPGWLLAGIAAVTLALVVAVAVLWVREPSAADVEGEARAAQAAAERAVVPILSYDATRLDESKAAAQQYLTGSLRTDYDNIFAGLIEKNAPATKTVVQASLVRSSIVRADGDRAQVFLLVNQTRTNKKYTEPQVYKNWVTLTMDKVDGEWLVADMTT from the coding sequence GTGAGCACGCCCACCCCGAGCTGGTACGACCTCCTCGGGGTCGCGCCGGACGCGCCCGCCGACGAGGTGCGGGCAGCGTGGCGTGCCCAGATCGCGGACCTGGATCCCACCGACCGGCGCTTCGCCGTGCTGAACCAGGCCGCCGAGGTGCTCCTCGACCCCGACCGACGGGCGGCGTACGACGCCGAGCTGGCCGACCACGCCGACCTCGACAGCGCGCCGGTGGCCGAGCCGGTGGCCGAGCCCGACGATGGGCGCCGTACCGATCCGGAGCCCGCAGACGTCGAGGCGACGCCGAGCACGCCGGTGGACCGGGTCGGAGCGCCCCGGCTGGCGCTCGTGCCCGGGTGGCTGCTCGCCGGGATCGCCGCGGTCACGCTCGCCCTGGTGGTGGCCGTCGCCGTGCTGTGGGTGCGCGAGCCGTCGGCGGCCGACGTCGAGGGCGAGGCCCGGGCGGCCCAGGCCGCCGCCGAGCGCGCCGTGGTGCCGATCCTGTCCTACGACGCCACCCGCCTCGACGAGTCGAAGGCGGCCGCTCAGCAGTACCTCACCGGCAGCCTGCGCACGGACTACGACAACATCTTCGCGGGCCTGATCGAGAAGAACGCACCCGCGACCAAGACCGTCGTGCAGGCGAGCCTGGTGCGCTCGAGCATCGTCCGCGCCGACGGTGATCGCGCGCAGGTCTTCCTCCTGGTCAACCAGACCCGGACCAACAAGAAGTACACCGAGCCGCAGGTCTACAAGAACTGGGTCACGCTGACCATGGACAAGGTCGACGGCGAGTGGCTGGTCGCCGACATGACGACCTGA
- a CDS encoding MCE family protein gives MMRPRMLRAVVAAAAGAVLLTGCQFDVYALPLPGGTDVGDNPITVTADFRDVLDLVPKSTVKVDDVNVGEVTDVDLVEGHAQVTMKLRNDVDLPDNAIAEIRQTSLLGEKFVSLSPPTDTPATGELGDGDTIGLEDTGRNPEVEEVLGALSLVLNGGGVAQLKTIATELNKALGGREDAARSVLTQISDFMAQLDENKQDIVNAIDSLNNLAVSARGQQDSIDAALDELPSALTSLDQQRADLVKMLGALNRLGGVGVRVINASKDATIESLRQLNPVLTELANSGDAFVKSFNVFLTYPFVDDVVGRDPQVARNLHMGDYTNLSVELDMDLSGGASGTALPTLLPSDLDPTVVLGRVARCIQSGDINSLPCQRLLSTVEGLAKLRDACLKKKNEKTVVCRIVNQIPGLPEGGLPTALPTSLPSLPDLTGILGLGRTGVGPTTSAPGPTLGQLSRLFDPALVRLLVPGMVTR, from the coding sequence ATGATGAGGCCGCGGATGCTGCGCGCCGTCGTCGCCGCTGCGGCCGGAGCGGTGCTGCTGACCGGGTGCCAGTTCGACGTCTACGCATTGCCGCTGCCCGGTGGCACCGACGTCGGCGACAACCCGATCACCGTCACCGCCGACTTCCGCGATGTGCTCGACCTGGTCCCGAAGTCCACGGTCAAGGTCGACGACGTGAACGTGGGCGAGGTGACCGACGTCGACCTCGTCGAGGGCCATGCCCAGGTGACGATGAAGCTCCGCAACGACGTCGACCTGCCCGACAACGCGATCGCCGAGATCCGGCAGACCAGCCTGCTCGGCGAGAAGTTCGTCTCGCTCAGCCCGCCGACCGACACCCCGGCCACAGGTGAGCTGGGCGACGGCGACACCATCGGTCTGGAGGACACCGGCCGCAACCCGGAGGTCGAGGAGGTCCTCGGTGCGCTCAGCCTGGTCCTCAACGGCGGTGGTGTCGCCCAGCTGAAGACCATCGCCACCGAGCTCAACAAGGCGCTCGGCGGACGCGAGGACGCCGCCCGGTCGGTCCTGACCCAGATCAGCGACTTCATGGCCCAGCTCGACGAGAACAAGCAGGACATCGTCAATGCCATCGACTCGCTGAACAACCTGGCGGTCTCGGCCCGCGGGCAGCAGGACTCGATCGACGCCGCGCTCGACGAGCTGCCGAGTGCGTTGACCTCCCTGGACCAGCAGCGCGCCGACCTCGTCAAGATGCTGGGCGCCCTGAACCGGCTCGGTGGCGTGGGCGTCCGGGTCATCAACGCCTCGAAGGACGCCACGATCGAGTCGTTGCGCCAGCTGAACCCGGTGCTCACCGAGCTGGCGAACTCCGGCGACGCGTTCGTGAAGTCGTTCAACGTCTTCTTGACCTACCCGTTCGTCGACGACGTCGTCGGCCGCGACCCGCAGGTCGCGCGCAACCTGCACATGGGCGACTACACCAACCTGTCGGTCGAGCTCGACATGGACCTCTCCGGCGGAGCCAGCGGCACCGCCCTGCCGACCCTGCTGCCCAGCGACCTCGATCCGACGGTCGTCCTCGGCCGGGTCGCCCGGTGCATCCAGAGCGGGGACATCAACAGCTTGCCGTGCCAGAGGCTGCTGAGCACCGTCGAGGGTCTGGCGAAGCTGCGCGACGCGTGCCTGAAGAAGAAGAACGAGAAGACCGTCGTCTGCCGGATCGTCAACCAGATCCCGGGGCTGCCCGAGGGCGGCCTCCCGACCGCCTTGCCGACCAGCCTCCCGAGCCTCCCCGACCTGACCGGGATCCTCGGCCTGGGCCGGACCGGCGTCGGCCCGACGACCTCGGCGCCCGGCCCGACCCTGGGCCAGCTCAGCCGCCTGTTCGACCCGGCCCTCGTCCGCCTCCTCGTCCCGGGGATGGTGACCCGATGA
- a CDS encoding MlaE family ABC transporter permease translates to MASIRAVYVKPLKTLDSLGEELAFFIKALAWTPRAIRRYKKEILRILAEVTLGSGALAVIGGTVGVILAMTFFTGAQVGLSGYAALDQLGTAAFAGFISAYFNTREIAPLVSGIALAATVGCGFTAQLGSMRISEEVDALEVMAIPSLPFLVTTRIVGGLIAIIPLYVVGLLASYFATRLTVTQFFGQSAGTYDHYFNSFLPPGDVLWSFGKVLVFAVTVILIHCYHGYTASGGPAGVGVAVGRAVRTSIVAINVIDLFLSMAIWGASTTVRLAG, encoded by the coding sequence ATGGCCAGCATCCGTGCGGTCTACGTGAAGCCGCTGAAGACCCTCGACAGCCTCGGTGAAGAGCTCGCGTTCTTCATCAAGGCCCTCGCGTGGACGCCGCGCGCGATCCGGCGCTACAAGAAGGAGATCCTCCGCATCCTCGCGGAGGTGACCCTCGGCAGCGGCGCGCTGGCCGTGATCGGCGGCACCGTCGGCGTGATCCTCGCGATGACCTTCTTCACCGGCGCCCAGGTCGGGCTGTCCGGCTACGCCGCGCTCGACCAGCTCGGCACCGCGGCGTTCGCAGGCTTCATCTCGGCGTACTTCAACACCCGTGAGATCGCACCCCTGGTCTCGGGCATCGCCCTGGCCGCCACCGTCGGGTGCGGATTCACGGCCCAGCTGGGCTCGATGCGCATCTCGGAGGAGGTGGACGCCCTCGAGGTGATGGCGATCCCCTCGCTGCCGTTCCTGGTCACGACGCGCATCGTCGGCGGCCTGATCGCGATCATCCCGCTGTACGTCGTGGGCCTGCTCGCGTCGTACTTCGCCACCCGGCTCACCGTCACCCAGTTCTTCGGGCAGTCGGCCGGCACCTACGACCACTACTTCAACTCGTTCCTACCACCCGGCGACGTGCTGTGGTCCTTCGGCAAGGTCCTGGTCTTCGCGGTCACGGTGATCCTGATCCACTGCTACCACGGCTACACCGCCTCGGGCGGTCCGGCCGGGGTGGGTGTCGCCGTGGGCCGTGCCGTGCGCACGAGCATCGTCGCGATCAACGTGATCGACCTGTTCTTGTCGATGGCCATCTGGGGCGCGTCGACCACCGTCAGGCTGGCGGGGTGA
- a CDS encoding MCE family protein, with amino-acid sequence MITRRTRLQLLAFVAITLLGVSFVGARYARLDRIFFDDHYTVVAHFQDSGGIFTGGEVSYRGVQIGRVGQLELTDSGVDVYLDIDNGWDEIPADSLAVVGNRSAVGEQYVELQPQEDSGPYLGEDSQIAMADTRIPIATQKLLTDISDTVESVDKQALATTVHELGQAFGGTGTDLQRIIDTGNAFINEANDNFDVTTALIRDSNTVLTSQLDKASALRTFARELSLFSGSLAGSDADLRKVIDNGSAAATQLRTFLEDNEVDLGELFNNLVTTGDVVVKHLPGIEQILAIYPYVVEGGFTVVSKSPDTGLYDAHFGMIITDNPVCHHGYEGTDTRPPQDGSNRPMNTKAGCREPATMSNPRGPQNLPRAGAAYRAPVASYDPDTGKVHWGAKIDPVLAPTGTLAPQAFGEESWKWLFLQPLVP; translated from the coding sequence ATGATCACTCGCCGCACCCGTCTGCAGCTGCTCGCCTTCGTCGCGATCACGCTCCTCGGTGTCAGCTTCGTCGGCGCCCGCTACGCGCGGCTCGACCGGATCTTCTTCGACGACCACTACACCGTCGTCGCGCACTTCCAGGACTCCGGTGGCATCTTCACCGGCGGCGAGGTGTCCTACCGCGGCGTCCAGATCGGTCGGGTGGGTCAGCTCGAGCTGACCGACTCCGGCGTCGACGTCTACCTCGACATCGACAACGGCTGGGACGAGATCCCCGCGGACTCGCTCGCCGTCGTGGGCAACCGCTCCGCCGTGGGCGAGCAGTACGTCGAGCTCCAGCCGCAGGAGGACTCCGGGCCCTACCTCGGCGAGGACTCCCAGATCGCGATGGCCGACACCCGGATCCCGATCGCGACCCAGAAGCTGCTCACCGACATCTCCGACACGGTCGAGTCGGTCGACAAGCAGGCGCTGGCCACGACCGTCCACGAGCTGGGCCAGGCCTTCGGCGGTACCGGCACGGACCTCCAGCGCATCATCGACACGGGCAACGCCTTCATCAACGAAGCCAACGACAACTTCGACGTGACGACGGCGCTGATCCGTGACAGCAACACCGTGCTCACCAGCCAGCTCGACAAGGCGAGCGCGCTGCGCACCTTCGCCCGCGAGCTGAGCCTGTTCAGCGGCTCGCTGGCCGGCTCCGACGCGGACCTGCGCAAGGTCATCGACAACGGCTCGGCCGCGGCGACGCAGCTGCGCACGTTCCTCGAGGACAACGAGGTCGACCTGGGGGAGCTGTTCAACAACCTGGTCACCACCGGCGACGTCGTCGTCAAGCACCTGCCCGGCATCGAGCAGATCCTGGCGATCTACCCCTACGTCGTCGAGGGCGGCTTCACGGTCGTGTCGAAGTCGCCGGACACCGGCCTGTACGACGCCCACTTCGGCATGATCATCACCGACAACCCCGTGTGCCACCACGGCTACGAGGGCACCGACACCCGACCTCCGCAGGACGGCAGCAACCGGCCGATGAACACCAAGGCGGGCTGCCGGGAGCCGGCGACGATGAGCAACCCGCGCGGTCCGCAGAACCTCCCCCGGGCGGGCGCGGCCTACCGCGCGCCGGTCGCGTCGTACGACCCCGACACCGGCAAGGTGCACTGGGGCGCGAAGATCGACCCCGTGCTGGCCCCGACCGGTACGTTGGCCCCCCAAGCGTTCGGAGAGGAGTCGTGGAAGTGGCTGTTCCTCCAGCCCCTGGTGCCGTGA
- a CDS encoding MCE family protein → MKMLDQRTSADLTKLLIFIVVTTLATSVLVATIGNLTFSSKHDYRAEFVDATGVVKGDDVRIAGVKVGTVKSVEVVDRTRALVTFDVDDSASISQATHAAIRYRNLVGQRYIALTDEIGDVAPLPAGGTIPVSQTSPALDLTVLFNGFKPLFQALSPADLNQLSYEIVQVFQGEGGTLEGLLAHTASVTSTLASRDQLIGDLIDNLNEVLDHIGDRDVQLSRLITTFRTFVGGLKDDRQAILGSLDQISELSVQTAGLVDGIREPFVSDIHQLREVARNLDNGKAELDRALQVLPIKLNKVGRTATYGSWFNFYLCHFQGRIRLPGGQSVPVDYPPNGVKVADRCDLG, encoded by the coding sequence ATGAAGATGCTCGACCAGCGCACCAGCGCCGACCTCACCAAGCTGCTGATCTTCATCGTGGTGACGACGCTGGCCACCTCGGTGCTCGTCGCGACGATCGGCAACCTGACCTTCTCCAGCAAGCACGACTACCGCGCCGAGTTCGTCGACGCGACCGGCGTGGTGAAGGGCGACGACGTGCGCATCGCCGGGGTGAAGGTCGGGACCGTGAAGAGCGTCGAGGTCGTCGACCGCACCCGTGCCCTGGTCACCTTCGACGTCGACGACTCCGCCTCGATCAGCCAGGCCACGCACGCGGCGATCCGCTACCGCAACCTCGTCGGCCAGCGCTACATCGCACTCACCGACGAGATCGGCGACGTCGCCCCGCTGCCCGCGGGCGGGACGATCCCGGTCTCGCAGACCTCGCCGGCCCTCGACCTGACCGTCCTGTTCAACGGCTTCAAGCCGCTGTTCCAGGCGCTTTCGCCGGCCGACCTCAACCAGCTCTCGTACGAGATCGTCCAGGTCTTCCAGGGGGAGGGCGGGACCCTCGAGGGACTGCTCGCGCACACCGCCTCGGTGACCTCGACCCTGGCCAGCCGCGACCAGCTGATCGGTGACCTGATCGACAACCTCAACGAGGTGCTCGACCACATCGGCGACCGCGACGTCCAGCTGAGCCGGCTGATCACCACGTTCCGCACCTTCGTGGGCGGACTCAAGGACGACCGCCAGGCCATCCTCGGCTCCCTGGACCAGATCTCCGAGCTCTCGGTGCAGACCGCCGGACTGGTCGACGGCATCCGTGAGCCGTTCGTCAGCGACATCCACCAGCTCCGCGAGGTCGCCCGCAACCTCGACAACGGCAAGGCCGAGCTGGACCGGGCCCTGCAGGTGCTGCCCATCAAGCTCAACAAGGTCGGCCGGACCGCGACCTACGGGTCCTGGTTCAACTTCTACCTGTGCCACTTCCAGGGTCGGATCCGCCTCCCGGGCGGACAGTCGGTGCCCGTCGACTACCCACCCAACGGCGTCAAGGTCGCAGACAGGTGTGATCTCGGATGA